Proteins from one Stenotrophomonas aracearum genomic window:
- a CDS encoding catalase, protein MATSKPRSKSAPPADLRGEGDELHQRAGGTHPALTTNQGIPVADNQNSLRDTPRGPTLLEDFILREKITHFDHERIPERIVHARGSAAHGYFELTRSLQDYTRARVLTEVGVRTPVFTRFSTVAGGAGSVDTPRDVRGFAVKFYTREGNWDLVGNNIPVFFIQDAIKFPDLIHAVKMEPDRAFPQAASAHDTFWDFISLMPESMHMVMWAMSDRAIPRSLRMIEGFGIHSFRLLNDEGESTFVKFHWRPKLGIQSTVWDEAVKLQGADNDFHRRDLFEAITAGDFPEWELAVQLFTEEEAEGFPFDHLDPTKIIPESLVPLTVIGRMVLDRWPDNFFAETEQVAYCPANVPPGIDFSNDPLLQGRLFSYLDTQLSRLGGPNFHQIPVNAPKCPFANHQRDGHMQMNIPKGRVAYDPSSLQGDSPRETADGFPSHATPADDGRKGRVRAASFTDHYSQARMFFRSLEAPEQAHLASALVFELSKVETAAVRERTVSHLRNIDESLAKRVADGLALPALPDPAPTATPAKDMPKAPEVRIIGRTKDLLKGRCVGILFDEGSDAGLIANLRKAAEKAGATVKLVAPKVGGGKLSDGKLQPADGQLAGTPSVVFDAVAIVLSADAAKRLSKESAAIDFAADAWAHLKAIAADEGAQLLLKTARVGKDNGVVEAEDAKAFLAAAATRQWAREPKVRTLA, encoded by the coding sequence GCTGACCACCAACCAGGGCATTCCGGTTGCCGACAACCAGAACTCGCTGCGCGACACCCCGCGCGGGCCGACCCTGCTGGAAGACTTCATCCTGCGCGAGAAGATCACCCACTTCGACCACGAGCGCATTCCCGAGCGCATCGTGCACGCGCGTGGCAGCGCGGCCCACGGCTACTTCGAACTGACCCGCTCGCTGCAGGACTACACCCGCGCCCGCGTGCTGACCGAAGTGGGCGTGCGCACCCCGGTGTTCACCCGCTTCTCCACCGTTGCCGGCGGCGCCGGCTCGGTGGACACCCCGCGCGACGTGCGCGGCTTCGCGGTGAAGTTCTATACCCGCGAGGGCAACTGGGACCTGGTAGGCAACAACATCCCGGTGTTCTTCATCCAGGACGCGATCAAGTTCCCCGACCTGATCCATGCGGTGAAGATGGAGCCGGACCGCGCCTTCCCCCAGGCCGCGAGCGCGCACGACACCTTCTGGGACTTCATCTCGCTGATGCCCGAGTCCATGCACATGGTGATGTGGGCGATGAGCGACCGCGCCATTCCCCGCTCGCTGCGCATGATCGAAGGCTTCGGCATCCACAGCTTCCGCCTGCTCAATGACGAGGGTGAGTCGACGTTCGTCAAGTTCCACTGGCGCCCGAAGCTGGGCATCCAGTCCACGGTGTGGGACGAAGCGGTGAAGCTGCAGGGCGCCGACAACGACTTCCACCGCCGCGACCTGTTCGAGGCGATCACTGCTGGCGACTTCCCCGAGTGGGAACTGGCGGTGCAGCTGTTCACCGAGGAAGAGGCGGAAGGCTTCCCGTTCGACCATCTGGACCCAACCAAGATCATCCCCGAATCGCTGGTGCCGCTGACCGTGATCGGCCGCATGGTGCTGGATCGCTGGCCGGACAACTTCTTCGCCGAAACCGAGCAGGTTGCCTACTGCCCGGCGAACGTCCCGCCGGGCATCGACTTCAGCAACGACCCGCTGCTGCAGGGCCGCCTGTTCTCCTACCTGGACACCCAGCTCAGCCGCCTGGGCGGGCCCAACTTCCACCAGATTCCGGTCAACGCCCCGAAGTGCCCGTTCGCCAACCACCAGCGCGACGGCCACATGCAGATGAACATTCCCAAAGGTCGGGTCGCCTACGACCCCAGCTCGCTGCAGGGCGACAGCCCGCGCGAAACCGCAGATGGGTTCCCCAGCCACGCCACCCCGGCCGACGACGGCCGCAAGGGTCGCGTGCGTGCGGCCAGCTTCACCGACCATTACAGCCAGGCGCGCATGTTCTTCCGCAGCCTGGAAGCGCCAGAGCAGGCGCATCTTGCCTCGGCGTTGGTGTTCGAGTTGTCCAAGGTGGAAACCGCCGCCGTGCGCGAGCGCACCGTGAGCCACCTGCGCAACATCGACGAGTCGCTGGCCAAGCGCGTGGCGGATGGCCTGGCCCTGCCCGCCCTGCCCGACCCTGCTCCCACCGCCACGCCGGCCAAGGACATGCCCAAGGCGCCGGAAGTGCGGATCATCGGCCGCACCAAGGACCTGTTGAAGGGGCGTTGCGTAGGCATCCTGTTCGACGAAGGTTCGGACGCGGGGTTGATCGCCAACCTGCGCAAAGCCGCCGAAAAGGCAGGGGCCACCGTCAAGCTCGTAGCGCCCAAGGTGGGCGGCGGCAAGCTCAGCGACGGCAAGCTGCAACCGGCGGACGGCCAGCTCGCTGGCACGCCGTCGGTGGTGTTCGATGCCGTGGCGATCGTGCTCAGCGCAGACGCCGCCAAGCGGCTGTCCAAGGAATCGGCCGCCATCGACTTCGCCGCAGATGCCTGGGCGCACCTGAAGGCGATTGCCGCCGACGAAGGCGCCCAGCTGCTGCTCAAGACCGCCCGCGTGGGCAAGGACAACGGCGTAGTGGAAGCCGAAGACGCCAAGGCCTTCCTCGCCGCCGCCGCCACCCGCCAATGGGCCCGCGAACCCAAAGTCCGCACCCTTGCCTGA
- a CDS encoding HipA domain-containing protein, whose translation MNIPGPRLLCVWLDTELVGRLSEQGNLWRFDYDPAWQGGDLSPSIPRAQGSIIDGASLRPIQWFFSNLLPEEGAKVLLARDARVDAADNFGLLQYYGRESAGALTLLPDGEGIAPAGLEPLSDETLSLRIRRLPQVPLSHDAPKRMSLAGAQHKLAVTLLEDGLYEPVGSEPSTHILKPDHPQLEHYWQTTINEWFVMRLASAVGMDTAEASIKRVPEPVYLVRRFDRTFRTPPGRLQVLDGCQMLSLDALYKYSEATSEAFNALIDLCVSRADTRAKLYRWWLFNLITGNSDAHLKNLSFFATSDGWVLAPHYDLICTSIYAARNAWGADVPVTPPGGLPYNRQTRASVIAFGSTIGINARAAERELDFLLERVQAHVGRLYDEYEAGAAHGVDPGEARLLRGIIYGPIKEMLAQLQ comes from the coding sequence ATGAACATTCCCGGCCCACGCCTGTTGTGTGTCTGGCTGGACACCGAGCTTGTTGGTCGACTTTCCGAACAGGGAAACCTGTGGCGATTCGACTACGACCCCGCTTGGCAGGGGGGCGATTTATCGCCTTCAATCCCGCGAGCACAAGGATCGATCATCGACGGCGCTTCGCTGCGCCCCATCCAGTGGTTCTTCAGCAACCTCTTGCCGGAGGAGGGCGCAAAGGTCCTGCTGGCTCGCGACGCGCGCGTAGATGCCGCCGATAATTTCGGTCTGCTCCAATACTACGGCCGTGAATCGGCAGGTGCGCTCACGCTGCTGCCAGACGGCGAAGGCATCGCACCGGCCGGGCTTGAGCCCTTGTCAGATGAGACGCTGTCGCTGCGCATTCGCCGCCTTCCCCAAGTACCGCTGAGCCACGATGCGCCCAAACGGATGTCCTTGGCTGGCGCGCAGCACAAGCTCGCCGTGACCCTCCTTGAGGACGGGCTGTATGAGCCTGTGGGATCCGAACCTTCCACCCACATCCTGAAGCCCGACCATCCGCAACTCGAGCACTACTGGCAGACCACCATCAACGAGTGGTTCGTGATGCGATTGGCGTCGGCCGTGGGAATGGATACTGCGGAAGCATCAATCAAGCGAGTTCCAGAGCCGGTGTACCTCGTACGTCGCTTTGACCGTACTTTCCGGACGCCACCAGGCAGGTTGCAGGTGCTCGATGGGTGCCAGATGCTATCGTTGGACGCGCTCTACAAATACAGTGAAGCGACCTCGGAAGCATTCAATGCCCTGATCGATTTGTGTGTATCACGGGCCGATACGCGAGCCAAACTGTACCGCTGGTGGCTGTTCAACCTGATCACCGGCAATTCCGATGCCCACCTGAAGAACCTCAGCTTCTTCGCCACTTCAGACGGCTGGGTACTGGCGCCGCACTACGACTTGATCTGTACCAGCATCTACGCGGCGCGCAATGCGTGGGGCGCTGATGTGCCGGTTACCCCGCCGGGAGGCCTGCCTTACAACAGGCAGACCCGAGCCAGTGTCATCGCGTTTGGTTCCACCATCGGAATCAACGCCCGCGCAGCCGAACGTGAACTGGATTTCCTTCTCGAACGCGTTCAAGCGCATGTCGGCAGACTCTACGATGAGTATGAAGCCGGCGCCGCTCACGGTGTTGATCCCGGGGAAGCTCGGTTGCTCCGGGGGATCATCTATGGCCCGATAAAAGAGATGCTCGCGCAGCTGCAGTAG
- a CDS encoding adenylosuccinate synthase, whose protein sequence is MGQSVVVLGAQWGDEGKGKIVDLLTEEIGAVVRFQGGHNAGHTLVINGKKTVLHLIPSGILRDDALCLIGNGVVISPAALQKEIAELETSGVEVRSRLKISPAAPLIMPYHIALDQARERAAGGKAIGTTGRGIGPAYEDKVARRGIRIADLHYPAQLEELLRTALDYHNFVLTKYLNTDAVDFQKTFDEALAFGEYVQPMKSDVAGILHDLRKQGKRVLFEGAQGALLDIDHGTYPYVTSSNTTVGGALAGTGVGADSIDYVLGIAKAYATRVGGGPFPTELDDEVGQGIRDRGAEYGASTGRPRRCGWMDIVALKRAVAINGISGLCITKLDVLDGMEKLKVCIAYEYNGKRTEYAPLDAQGWEDCTPVYLEFPGWSENTHGITDWEKLPAAARAYLRALEELAGCPISIVSTGPDRDHTMVLQDPFA, encoded by the coding sequence ATGGGTCAGTCTGTCGTAGTGCTTGGTGCCCAGTGGGGCGATGAAGGCAAGGGCAAGATCGTCGATCTGCTTACCGAGGAAATCGGTGCCGTAGTGCGTTTCCAGGGCGGCCACAATGCCGGCCACACCTTGGTCATCAATGGCAAGAAGACCGTCCTGCACCTGATCCCGTCGGGCATCCTGCGTGACGATGCGCTGTGTCTGATCGGCAACGGCGTGGTGATCTCGCCGGCCGCGCTGCAGAAGGAAATCGCCGAGCTGGAAACCTCCGGCGTGGAAGTGCGTTCGCGCCTGAAGATCTCCCCGGCTGCGCCGCTGATCATGCCGTACCACATCGCCCTGGACCAGGCGCGCGAACGCGCTGCCGGCGGCAAGGCGATCGGCACCACCGGCCGTGGCATCGGCCCGGCCTACGAAGACAAGGTGGCGCGCCGCGGCATCCGCATCGCCGACCTGCATTACCCGGCCCAGCTCGAAGAGCTCCTGCGCACCGCGCTGGATTACCACAACTTCGTGCTGACCAAATACCTCAACACCGACGCGGTCGACTTCCAGAAGACCTTCGACGAAGCGCTGGCGTTCGGCGAATACGTGCAGCCGATGAAGTCCGACGTGGCCGGCATCCTGCACGACCTGCGCAAGCAGGGTAAGCGCGTGCTGTTCGAAGGCGCGCAGGGCGCGCTGCTGGACATCGACCACGGCACCTACCCGTACGTCACCAGCTCCAACACCACCGTGGGCGGCGCACTGGCCGGCACCGGCGTCGGCGCGGATTCCATCGACTACGTGCTGGGTATCGCCAAGGCCTACGCCACCCGCGTCGGCGGCGGTCCGTTCCCGACCGAGCTGGACGACGAAGTCGGCCAGGGCATCCGCGACCGCGGTGCCGAGTACGGCGCCTCCACCGGCCGCCCGCGTCGCTGCGGCTGGATGGACATCGTCGCGCTGAAGCGGGCGGTGGCCATCAACGGCATCAGCGGCCTGTGCATCACCAAGCTGGACGTGCTCGACGGCATGGAAAAGCTGAAGGTCTGCATTGCCTACGAATACAACGGCAAGCGTACCGAATACGCCCCGCTGGACGCGCAGGGCTGGGAAGACTGCACCCCGGTGTACCTGGAGTTCCCGGGCTGGAGCGAGAACACCCACGGCATCACCGACTGGGAAAAGCTGCCGGCTGCCGCCCGCGCCTACCTGCGTGCCCTGGAAGAGCTGGCCGGCTGCCCGATCAGCATCGTCTCCACCGGCCCGGACCGCGACCACACCATGGTCCTGCAGGACCCGTTCGCCTGA
- the hflC gene encoding protease modulator HflC: MKSSLWIGLAVAVVLGLLGSVYVVREDQTAMVLNLGKVVRSDIKPGLHFKVPVVESVRVFDRRLKVLATAPARYFTAEQKDVSVDFFAIGYISDVRAYYRATGGDASVADARLAPIITDSLRNQINSRSLQQLVSGDRSELIAGQLTGINEAVKGLGMQIIDLRIKQIDLPTDSQVISDVYERMRAQRKQEAAKLRAEGEEQSLTIRAQADRESTVIVAEAERDAQRLRGAGDAEAARIYGKAGSADPAFFSFYRSLEAYRNSMTDGNGVIVLDKNDPFLQYMKNDR, encoded by the coding sequence ATGAAGAGTTCCCTGTGGATCGGCTTGGCCGTAGCCGTCGTGCTGGGCCTGCTGGGCTCGGTGTACGTGGTCCGTGAGGACCAGACCGCGATGGTGCTGAACCTGGGCAAGGTGGTCCGTTCGGACATCAAGCCGGGCCTGCACTTCAAGGTGCCCGTGGTGGAATCGGTGCGCGTCTTCGACCGTCGCCTGAAGGTGCTGGCCACCGCGCCGGCGCGTTACTTCACCGCCGAGCAGAAGGACGTCAGCGTCGACTTCTTCGCCATTGGCTACATCTCCGACGTGCGCGCCTACTACCGCGCCACCGGCGGCGACGCCAGCGTGGCCGACGCGCGCCTGGCGCCCATCATCACCGACTCGCTGCGCAACCAGATCAACTCGCGCTCGTTGCAGCAGCTGGTGTCCGGCGACCGCAGCGAACTGATCGCCGGCCAGCTGACCGGCATCAACGAGGCGGTGAAGGGCCTGGGCATGCAGATCATCGACCTGCGCATCAAGCAGATCGACCTGCCGACCGACAGCCAGGTGATCAGCGACGTGTACGAGCGCATGCGCGCCCAGCGCAAGCAGGAAGCGGCCAAGCTGCGGGCAGAGGGTGAAGAGCAGTCGCTCACCATCCGCGCCCAGGCCGACCGCGAAAGCACGGTGATCGTGGCCGAAGCCGAACGCGACGCCCAGCGCCTGCGCGGTGCCGGCGACGCCGAGGCGGCCCGCATCTACGGCAAGGCCGGCTCGGCCGACCCGGCGTTCTTCTCGTTCTACCGCAGTCTGGAGGCCTACCGGAACTCCATGACCGACGGCAACGGGGTGATCGTGCTGGACAAGAACGACCCGTTCCTGCAGTACATGAAGAACGACCGCTGA
- the hflK gene encoding FtsH protease activity modulator HflK, whose protein sequence is MAWNTPGGNKGGQGPDENRRGPFGPRGGSGGGSGWGGFPGPLKDLFDGGILRWVVVAVVLLLLFSSFQLIGEQQRGVVLRFGQFSRILQPGPNFKLPWPIESVTKVNATQIKTFSSDVPVLTRDENIVRVSLNVQYRIDDPRLYLFGSVDANQVLEQSAQSAVREQVGRADLNAVLNNRGPLAVVAQERLQAALKAYRTGLVVTGLTLPDARPPEEVKPAFDEVNGAQQVKERLINEAQAYAAKVVPEARGQASRARTTAEGYKQAAVARAEGDAERFSLLQEQYQGAPEVTRKRLWLETVESVLKENRKVIGGDGRQLIYVPMPDNRAGAAATGSSTPLVTPEVMMPSLPASTPVDGVRNTERPTTRPTGREGAIR, encoded by the coding sequence ATGGCCTGGAATACACCCGGCGGCAACAAGGGCGGACAAGGCCCCGACGAGAATCGACGAGGACCGTTCGGTCCCCGCGGTGGCAGCGGCGGTGGAAGTGGCTGGGGCGGTTTCCCCGGGCCGCTCAAGGACCTGTTCGATGGCGGCATCCTGCGCTGGGTGGTGGTGGCAGTGGTCCTGCTGCTGCTGTTCTCCAGCTTCCAGCTGATCGGCGAACAGCAACGCGGCGTGGTGCTGCGCTTCGGCCAGTTCTCGCGCATCCTGCAGCCGGGCCCGAACTTCAAGCTGCCGTGGCCGATCGAGTCGGTGACCAAGGTCAACGCGACCCAGATCAAGACCTTCAGCAGCGACGTGCCGGTGCTGACCCGCGACGAGAACATCGTGCGCGTGTCGCTCAACGTGCAGTACCGCATCGACGACCCGCGCCTGTACCTGTTCGGTTCGGTCGACGCCAACCAGGTGCTGGAGCAGTCCGCGCAGAGCGCCGTGCGTGAGCAGGTCGGCCGTGCCGATCTCAACGCCGTGCTCAACAACCGCGGCCCGCTCGCGGTGGTCGCGCAGGAACGCCTGCAGGCCGCACTCAAGGCCTACCGCACCGGCCTGGTCGTGACCGGCCTGACCCTGCCCGACGCCCGCCCGCCGGAGGAGGTCAAGCCGGCCTTCGACGAGGTCAACGGTGCCCAGCAGGTCAAGGAACGCCTGATCAACGAAGCCCAGGCCTATGCCGCCAAGGTCGTGCCGGAAGCGCGTGGCCAGGCCTCGCGCGCACGTACCACCGCCGAAGGTTACAAGCAGGCCGCCGTGGCCCGCGCCGAAGGTGACGCCGAACGCTTCAGCCTCCTCCAGGAGCAGTACCAGGGCGCGCCGGAAGTGACCCGCAAGCGCCTGTGGCTGGAAACCGTGGAAAGCGTGCTCAAGGAGAACCGCAAGGTGATCGGCGGCGATGGCCGCCAGCTGATCTACGTGCCCATGCCCGACAACCGCGCAGGCGCTGCTGCCACCGGCAGCAGCACCCCGCTGGTGACTCCGGAAGTAATGATGCCGTCGCTGCCGGCCAGTACGCCGGTGGACGGCGTGCGCAACACCGAGCGCCCGACCACGCGACCGACCGGTCGTGAAGGAGCCATCCGATGA
- a CDS encoding YhdH/YhfP family quinone oxidoreductase — protein MALPDRFTAFRIHQDEAGHRSGLESVALDQLAPGQVVVRAEWSSVNYKDALAGTGKGRILRRFPLVGGIDVAGTVVASTDPAWREGDAVLATGCGLSETRDGGYSQYVRLESSAVIARPAGLGAREAMVIGTAGFTAALALLRMLDNRLTPGHGPLAVTGATGGVGSLAVDIYSRAGFEVHAISGKPDQAGYLLRLGAREVLPREALATTRPMESARFGGGLDNAGGPMLASLLAQTVPYGSVVSAGLAASPALDMTVMPFIIRGVSLLGVSSSSAPRALREQVWERLGSDWAPQHLDTICTREVGLDGLPSVFEAMLAGGSHGRTVVRID, from the coding sequence ATGGCACTCCCCGACCGCTTCACCGCCTTCCGCATCCACCAGGACGAGGCCGGCCACCGCAGCGGGCTGGAGTCCGTCGCCCTGGACCAGCTGGCGCCGGGCCAGGTGGTGGTGCGGGCCGAGTGGTCGTCGGTGAACTACAAGGACGCACTGGCCGGCACCGGCAAGGGGCGGATCCTGCGCCGTTTCCCGCTGGTCGGCGGGATCGACGTGGCCGGCACCGTAGTCGCATCCACCGACCCGGCCTGGCGCGAGGGCGACGCGGTGCTGGCCACCGGTTGCGGGCTGAGCGAGACCCGCGACGGTGGCTACAGCCAGTACGTGCGGTTGGAGTCCAGCGCGGTGATCGCCCGCCCGGCCGGGCTGGGCGCGCGCGAAGCCATGGTGATCGGGACCGCCGGCTTTACTGCCGCGCTGGCCCTGCTGCGCATGCTCGACAACCGGCTCACGCCAGGGCACGGGCCGCTGGCGGTCACCGGGGCCACCGGCGGGGTCGGCTCGCTGGCGGTGGACATCTACAGCCGCGCCGGGTTCGAGGTGCATGCGATCAGCGGCAAGCCCGACCAGGCCGGGTACCTGCTCCGCCTGGGCGCGCGCGAGGTGCTGCCGCGCGAGGCCCTGGCCACCACCCGGCCGATGGAGTCGGCCCGCTTCGGCGGTGGCCTGGACAATGCCGGTGGCCCGATGCTGGCCAGCCTGCTGGCGCAGACCGTGCCTTACGGCAGCGTGGTCAGCGCCGGACTGGCCGCCAGCCCGGCGCTGGACATGACGGTGATGCCCTTCATCATCCGTGGCGTCTCGCTGCTCGGGGTGTCGTCGTCTTCGGCCCCACGTGCGCTGCGCGAGCAGGTCTGGGAGCGGCTGGGCAGCGACTGGGCGCCGCAGCACCTGGACACGATCTGTACCCGTGAAGTGGGTCTGGACGGGTTGCCAAGCGTATTCGAGGCGATGCTGGCCGGCGGCTCGCACGGACGCACGGTGGTGCGGATCGACTGA
- the pilH gene encoding twitching motility response regulator PilH has translation MARILIVDDSPVQQLGIKRIVEKLGHETMVAEDGAAGVEKAKAELPDLVLMDVVMPNLNGFQATRTLAREATTKHIPVILVTTKDQDTDRMWGMRQGAKAYITKPFSEDELSEVLERVFSGQTPPAG, from the coding sequence ATGGCACGCATTCTGATCGTTGACGATTCACCGGTGCAGCAGCTGGGCATCAAACGCATCGTTGAAAAGCTGGGGCATGAAACGATGGTCGCCGAGGACGGTGCCGCCGGCGTCGAGAAAGCCAAGGCCGAGCTGCCCGATCTGGTGCTGATGGATGTGGTGATGCCGAATCTCAACGGATTCCAGGCCACCCGTACGCTGGCGCGCGAAGCGACCACCAAGCACATCCCGGTGATCCTGGTGACCACCAAGGACCAGGACACCGACCGCATGTGGGGCATGCGGCAGGGTGCCAAGGCCTACATCACCAAGCCGTTCTCCGAGGACGAACTGTCCGAAGTGCTGGAGCGCGTTTTCAGCGGACAGACGCCGCCGGCAGGTTGA
- a CDS encoding DnaJ C-terminal domain-containing protein — protein sequence MEFKDYYATLGVEPSAGDAEIKTAYRRLARKYHPDVSKEAGAEEKFKAVNEAYEALRDPQKRAAYDQLKAQGYRPGEEFHAPPNYGGAQGFDFEEVFGGGAGGGGFSDFFESLFARQRGGGGAGRASGFGGAGAGPQPVRDTRAKLSVPLEAAYGGDSLRITVNGKQLDVRVPKGIRPGQVIRLTGQGTNGGNLLLEVEYAAHPQFEVDGRNILYTLDVTPWQAALGTSISVPTLGGAVELKVPAGSDAGRKLRLRGRGLPGNPDGDQIVELEIIAPVPTDDAQKKAYRSLAKAFGEKI from the coding sequence ATGGAATTCAAGGACTACTACGCCACCCTGGGTGTGGAACCCAGCGCAGGCGATGCTGAAATCAAGACCGCCTACCGCCGGCTGGCGCGCAAGTACCACCCCGACGTCAGCAAGGAGGCCGGCGCGGAAGAGAAGTTCAAGGCGGTCAACGAAGCCTATGAGGCGCTGCGCGACCCGCAGAAGCGCGCGGCCTACGACCAGCTCAAGGCCCAGGGCTATCGCCCGGGCGAAGAATTCCACGCCCCGCCGAACTACGGCGGCGCGCAGGGCTTCGACTTCGAGGAAGTGTTCGGCGGTGGCGCCGGTGGCGGTGGCTTCAGCGACTTCTTCGAAAGCCTGTTCGCGCGCCAGCGCGGCGGCGGTGGTGCAGGCCGGGCCAGTGGCTTCGGTGGCGCCGGGGCGGGCCCGCAGCCGGTGCGCGACACCCGCGCCAAGCTCTCGGTGCCGCTGGAAGCGGCCTACGGTGGTGACAGCCTGCGCATTACCGTCAACGGCAAGCAGCTGGACGTGCGCGTCCCCAAGGGCATCCGCCCCGGCCAGGTGATCCGCCTGACCGGGCAGGGCACCAACGGCGGCAACCTGCTGTTGGAAGTGGAATACGCCGCGCACCCGCAGTTCGAGGTCGACGGGCGCAACATCCTGTACACCCTGGACGTCACCCCGTGGCAGGCCGCGCTGGGCACCTCGATCAGCGTGCCGACCCTGGGCGGGGCGGTGGAACTGAAGGTGCCGGCCGGTTCGGATGCCGGGCGCAAGCTGCGCCTGCGCGGCCGTGGCCTGCCGGGCAACCCGGACGGCGACCAGATCGTGGAACTGGAGATCATCGCCCCGGTGCCGACCGACGACGCACAGAAGAAGGCGTACCGCAGCCTGGCCAAGGCGTTCGGCGAAAAGATTTAA
- a CDS encoding peroxiredoxin, producing the protein MTIHVDDRIPEVTLKRIREGMETLDTTALFDGRKAVLFAVPGAFTPTCSAQHLPGFVERFAEFRKRGIDVFCMAVNDPFVMKAWGESQQVPDGLQLLSDGNGDFTRALGLELDASSSGMGMRSRRFALYVENGVVRETFIEEPGKFEVSSAQYVLEHLPS; encoded by the coding sequence ATGACCATCCACGTTGACGACCGCATCCCCGAAGTCACCCTCAAGCGCATCCGCGAGGGGATGGAAACCCTGGACACCACGGCGCTGTTCGATGGCCGCAAAGCGGTGCTGTTCGCGGTGCCCGGCGCATTCACCCCGACCTGCTCGGCGCAGCACCTGCCCGGCTTCGTTGAACGCTTCGCCGAATTCCGCAAGCGCGGCATCGACGTGTTCTGCATGGCGGTCAACGACCCGTTCGTGATGAAGGCATGGGGCGAGAGCCAGCAGGTGCCGGATGGGCTGCAGCTGCTGTCCGACGGCAATGGCGACTTCACCCGCGCGCTCGGCCTGGAACTGGACGCCAGCAGTTCCGGCATGGGCATGCGCTCGCGCCGTTTCGCGCTGTATGTGGAAAACGGCGTGGTCCGCGAAACCTTCATCGAAGAGCCCGGCAAGTTCGAGGTCTCTTCGGCCCAGTACGTGCTGGAGCACCTGCCCAGCTGA
- a CDS encoding ferritin-like domain-containing protein — protein sequence MSKPAKQKATTQSEPTQPAPRPSGISDTATLRARARKNIDDGAITDTYSADRKAVIKLLNDALATEYVCVLRYYRHYFMAKGMLADAVKGEFLEHAQQEQAHAGKLAERIVQLGGEPDLNPATLTQRSHAEYKEGKDLRDMVRENLIAERIAIDSYREMINFVGDRDTTTKRILEEILAQEEEHADEFADLLEGWIGE from the coding sequence ATGTCAAAGCCAGCCAAGCAGAAAGCGACTACCCAATCCGAACCCACCCAGCCGGCGCCGCGCCCCAGCGGCATCAGCGACACCGCCACGCTGCGTGCGCGGGCGCGGAAGAACATCGACGACGGTGCGATCACCGATACCTACAGCGCCGACCGCAAGGCAGTGATCAAGCTGCTCAACGATGCGCTGGCCACCGAGTACGTGTGCGTGCTGCGTTATTACCGGCACTACTTCATGGCCAAGGGCATGCTCGCCGACGCGGTCAAGGGCGAGTTCCTGGAACACGCCCAGCAGGAACAGGCGCACGCGGGCAAGCTGGCCGAGCGCATCGTGCAGCTCGGCGGTGAGCCGGACCTCAACCCGGCCACGCTGACCCAGCGGTCGCATGCCGAGTACAAGGAAGGCAAGGACCTGCGCGACATGGTCCGCGAGAACCTGATCGCCGAGCGCATCGCCATCGACAGCTATCGCGAGATGATCAACTTCGTTGGCGACCGCGACACCACTACCAAGCGCATCCTGGAAGAGATCCTGGCCCAGGAAGAAGAGCATGCCGACGAGTTCGCCGACCTGCTGGAAGGCTGGATTGGAGAATAG